The Chitinophagaceae bacterium genome window below encodes:
- a CDS encoding NUDIX domain-containing protein, giving the protein MYIKIYFGDKPVFLCNEIDDTIHEYMHHPDAVFIDEITGPAIKSLLHEIAKDEFHAGILWDQDLEKLKKAFFKLFKPVTAAGGLVENEKGEVLLIFRRGKWDLPKGKLDPGETIEQCAVREVEEETGLKNIELKKSLVITYHTYDEFGKHILKDSHWYKMKVKGKQEIAPQTEEDITELKWVKKKN; this is encoded by the coding sequence ATGTACATCAAAATCTACTTCGGCGACAAACCCGTTTTTCTTTGCAATGAAATTGATGATACAATTCATGAATACATGCATCATCCCGACGCCGTGTTTATTGATGAAATTACCGGACCTGCTATCAAATCTTTACTTCATGAAATTGCAAAAGATGAATTTCATGCAGGTATTTTATGGGATCAGGATCTGGAGAAATTAAAGAAAGCATTCTTTAAACTTTTTAAGCCTGTTACTGCTGCAGGTGGATTGGTTGAAAACGAAAAGGGAGAAGTGTTACTGATCTTCCGCAGGGGTAAATGGGATCTGCCCAAAGGAAAATTAGATCCCGGCGAAACAATTGAGCAATGTGCTGTTCGTGAAGTGGAAGAGGAAACAGGATTGAAGAATATTGAATTGAAAAAGAGCCTGGTCATTACCTATCATACGTACGATGAATTCGGAAAACATATTCTCAAAGATTCGCACTGGTATAAAATGAAAGTAAAAGGCAAACAGGAGATTGCTCCACAAACAGAAGAAGATATTACTGAATTGAAATGGGTAAAGAAAAAGAATTGA
- a CDS encoding orotate phosphoribosyltransferase codes for MTNEQAVAEKLLQVKAIRLNVKEPFTWASGWKSPIYCDNRKVLSFPHVREFIKSEMCNVIFEQFADADLLAGVATAGIAWGAMAADQLKLPYIYVRPKPKEHGLGNQIEGFYEAGQKVVVVEDLISTGKSSLEVVEVLRKAGVEVIGIVSIFTYGFDVAAVAFQKAGVEYRSLTNYPTLINLAIEKNIVEASEQEVLLKWAKDPAHWLVN; via the coding sequence ATGACTAACGAACAAGCCGTAGCAGAAAAGTTGTTACAAGTTAAGGCCATCCGTTTAAATGTAAAAGAACCCTTTACATGGGCAAGTGGATGGAAGAGCCCGATTTATTGCGATAACCGTAAGGTGCTGTCCTTTCCGCATGTGCGGGAGTTCATCAAAAGTGAAATGTGCAACGTCATTTTTGAACAGTTTGCTGACGCAGATTTGCTCGCAGGTGTTGCCACAGCCGGAATTGCATGGGGAGCAATGGCTGCAGATCAGCTGAAGCTGCCTTATATCTATGTTCGTCCAAAACCCAAAGAGCATGGCTTAGGCAACCAGATTGAAGGCTTTTATGAAGCCGGACAGAAGGTTGTAGTGGTGGAAGATTTGATTTCTACCGGGAAAAGCAGTCTGGAGGTGGTGGAAGTGCTGCGTAAAGCCGGCGTTGAAGTGATTGGTATTGTTTCCATCTTTACCTATGGGTTTGATGTGGCTGCGGTAGCCTTTCAAAAAGCAGGTGTTGAATACCGTTCATTAACGAATTACCCAACTCTCATCAATCTGGCCATTGAGAAGAACATTGTTGAGGCTTCAGAACAGGAAGTTTTGTTAAAATGGGCGAAGGATCCTGCACATTGGCTGGTAAATTGA
- a CDS encoding LEA type 2 family protein: MKNQLYGLLIICIATLSCNTFKIPEYKEFRNLSFENMGFSESTIKMELVYNNPNRFGFQVRRTEADVYVDDVYLGKAISDTLIKVDRKSDFAIPIYIKTDMKNIFKNAWSALTNKTVLVRATGTITAGVAGIYKTIPLVYEGRHEATLFLPKP; this comes from the coding sequence GTGAAGAATCAATTATACGGGCTGCTCATCATCTGCATTGCCACCCTCTCCTGCAACACATTTAAAATTCCGGAATACAAAGAATTTAGAAATCTGAGTTTTGAAAACATGGGTTTTTCAGAATCGACCATCAAAATGGAACTGGTCTACAACAACCCAAACCGGTTCGGGTTCCAGGTAAGAAGAACGGAAGCCGATGTGTATGTGGATGATGTGTACCTGGGAAAAGCAATCAGCGACACATTAATCAAAGTTGACAGAAAGTCAGACTTTGCAATTCCGATTTATATCAAAACAGATATGAAAAATATTTTCAAAAATGCCTGGAGTGCTCTAACGAATAAAACAGTTTTGGTGAGGGCAACAGGAACTATCACAGCCGGGGTGGCCGGCATTTATAAAACCATCCCGCTTGTATATGAAGGGCGCCATGAAGCCACTTTGTTTCTTCCAAAACCCTGA
- a CDS encoding WbqC family protein — protein sequence MKKNKQNIDLQYFGDIKFISTLIKSTNAFYLPDVRYEKSLHLNRTCLIGANGPLLLTVPLIGGRDKKQKLKDVQISYVDPWQKIQWRGIDSSYRKAPWFEDYAPGLKELFELREKYLLDLNLKTMEWVSKKLKINVDILADNEVSKKEAPGNSGVKTGFQYQPYQQVFMEKHGFKPNLSILDLLLCVGPSAKKIPGSHCHS from the coding sequence ATGAAAAAAAATAAACAAAATATTGATTTGCAATATTTTGGTGATATAAAATTCATTTCAACTTTAATCAAGTCGACAAATGCATTTTATTTGCCAGATGTACGCTATGAAAAATCGCTTCATTTGAACAGAACCTGTTTAATTGGAGCAAATGGTCCCCTCCTTCTCACGGTTCCGTTAATTGGCGGGAGAGACAAAAAGCAAAAATTAAAAGATGTTCAGATTTCCTATGTTGACCCCTGGCAGAAAATTCAATGGCGGGGTATTGATTCGTCGTACAGGAAAGCTCCCTGGTTTGAAGATTATGCTCCCGGACTGAAAGAGCTTTTTGAACTGAGAGAAAAGTATCTGCTTGATCTGAATCTGAAAACAATGGAGTGGGTGAGTAAAAAATTAAAGATCAATGTTGACATTTTGGCTGATAATGAAGTTTCAAAAAAGGAAGCTCCCGGAAATTCAGGTGTAAAAACCGGGTTTCAATATCAACCATATCAGCAGGTATTTATGGAAAAGCATGGATTTAAACCCAACCTTAGTATACTGGATCTTTTGCTTTGCGTGGGGCCTTCTGCCAAAAAAATACCTGGAAGCCATTGCCACTCTTAA